Part of the Deltaproteobacteria bacterium genome is shown below.
TTCGGTGAAGACGGCGGCCCTTGCGGCGTCGTCTGCGCCTTTCGGTTCCCCCTGCGCCTCGGCGACGAAGACGACGGAGATGGTGTGGAAGCGGGGGTCGCGGTCGGGGTCGGAGTAGGCGTGCATCTGGGCGAGGAGCCTTACGTCCAGCCCCGTCTCTTCTCTCGCCTCCCGCCGGGCCGCGTCCTCGAGGCTTTCGCCGTAGTCGACGAAGCCTCCCGGTATGGCCCATCCAGGCGGAGGGTTCCGGCGCTCGATGAGGACGATGCCGCGCCGCGGCAGCTCGATGATGATGTCTACGGTGGGAATGGGATTGCGGTAGCGGGCGGACATGGCGAAGAGATCGGACGCCGGCCCTACACCGACTCGGCGAGAGCGTCGAGCAGGGCCTTGAGCCTGCGGGCGTGGCCCCGTTCCTCCTCGGCCAGGTCGAGCCATATGGAGCGGGCCGCCTCGCTTCCGCTCTTCTCGGCCATGGAGGTGAAGTACTCGGCCGCGTAGCGCTCGGCGTCGAGGGCTATAATGACGGCCTGGCGCGGATTGTCTATGGTCTCGACGAGGCGTTCCATGCTTATGCGGCGCGTGAAGATGTCGGGGCTCGCCTTCTTGACGTACTCTTCCATGTCCAGCTCCTCGTCGGTCACGGCGTCGCCGAGACCGGCCCTGGGATAATAGGAACTCTCGATATTGGCGAGGTGTCCCTTCTCTTCGCTTGCCAGGGCGGAGAAGACTTCGCTTATGCGGGGGTCGTCGATCCTCTCCTTGAGGAGCGAGTAGAAGGCCATTCCGTTGTTTTCTATGAGTGCGGCCGTCTTGACGGCCTCGAGCTCCTCGGTATGCTCGAAGGGCATGGCGTCCTCCTTGGGGGCTTTTGAACGTCCCGGCCCGCGGGACGGGACGATGTTACAATTTATCAGAACTCCGGCGGCGCTGCAACCCAAAAGCTGTGAGGGAGGTGCGCGGCGGCGTCCGCTTCGGGCGGCGGCCCCTCAAGGAGGGGAAACCCTCGAAGCGGAGAAAGAAGAGTTTGTCTGGATTTTTCTGAATCCATGGGTTAAATTTTTCGTGATCCGTGTCGATTAATAATGATGAAGCCCGGTTCGGTGGAGCCTGAGAGGTAGAGGAGATGGCGACCATAAGGGAGTATCTTGTAGAGATGTTCAACAAGGTCCTGGCCAAGACCATCACCCGGGAAGAAGGGACCATGCTCTTGAACGACCTCGTCAAGCGCGACAAGGTGACGACCCTCAAGGAGATTGCTTCGCTCATACGGACCCCGCCGCCCGGCGTCTTTCCCAAGACCATACTCCATACGGTGGTCCTTGCAAACAACAAGGTCTTCAACGATCTGCTCATCGCCAGTCTCGATCACAGGGACGAAAGCGTCACCATACTCGCCGCCGAGGGGCTGGCCAAGCTGCGCACCGACGACGCCAAGGAGGTGCTCAAGGGCCACATCGACAGCGACATCTACCACGTGCGCAAGGCCTCTGCCGCGGCGCTCGTCATGGGCTTCGGCAAGGAGGGGGTCGAGATACTGAAAAAGCACGTGCTCACCCACCCCGAGCCCTTCTACCGGCTCACCTCGGTCATGGCCATCATAGGCGCGGGCGCCATGGGCAAGCAGGCCCTCCTCGAGATACTGGCTACCGGCGACGTGCCAGCCATAGAGAGCGTTGCCGAGGGGCTCGCCGACGCCCCGGTGGACTTCGACGAAGAGGAGATACCGACGCTTATCGAGGCCATGGTGGCGGCGGCGGACAACGAGAAGTTCGAGGCCGTCGAGAGGCTGCTCGGCGTGCTCGGTTCGCTCGGCTCCAAGGCGGCAAGGTACGAGCAGTACCTAAGTGTCTTCCTCGAAAGCCCGTCTCCCGCGGTAAGAGAGGCCGCCACGACGGCGGTGAGGCGCATAAGATACTCCTGAGGGGAGCGGCGCTCCGGCCGCGGGCGGCGGAGCGCCGAGGCGGGAAGGCGGTTTTTTCAGGTGGACGGGCTTCGACGCTTCTTCGAGACGAACAGGGCCGCCGCGGCCCTCATCCCCTTCGTCCTGTCGGCGCTCGCAGTCCTTGCCCTCTACTCCCATGTCCTCCATGGCCCGTTCCTCTACGACGACCTCATCTACATCGTAAGAAACGGCAGGATCCGCGACCTCGGCGCGCTCACCGACTTCACGAGCTCGCGCTACGTGACCTTCGCCACCTTCGCCCTCAACTACGCCGTCGGCGGGCTCTCCACCTTCGGCTACCACCTGGTGAACGTGGCCGTCCACGTCTTCAACGGCTGGCTCGTCTACGCGCTCGTAAGGCTTACGTGGAGGACGCCCGTGGTGGCGAGGGCCGCCGCCGGCGCGAGCGCGAGGGGCCTCGCCCTGACGGCGTCCCTGCTCTTCGCCGTCCACCCCCTCCAGACCCAGGCCGTAACGTACATAACCCAGCGCTTTGCTTCGCTTGCAACCTTCTTCTACCTCGCTTCCCTCGTCTGCTACGCCGCGGCGAGGCTCGACGTGGAGCGCAGCGACGGCGGCCTTCTCCGGCGCCACGGTCTCTACGTCCTCTCGGTAGCCGCGGCCCTGGCCGCCCAGAAGACGAAGGAGATAGCCTTTACGCTCCCCTTCGTGATCGCTCTCTACGAGCTCGCCTTCTTCAGCGGCTCCGTGGCGTCCGCCCGCCGCCGGGCGGCGCTGCTCGTTCCGTACGGCCTTGCGGCGCTCGTCATTCCGCTGTCGTTTCTTCTCGTCAGCCCCGGCGCCGTCTCCTACGCATCGGGCATAGAGAACTGGATAACGGAGCTCCAGAAGGCCGAGCTCGGCACGCTCTCCAAGTACGTCTATTTCCTCACCGAGACGAGGGTGCTCGTCACCTACCTGAGGCTTCTGGTGCTGCCGGTGAACCAGATGCTCCTCTACGACTTCCCGGCCTCCCACTCGATCCTCGAGCCCGCGGTCCTCGCTTCGCTGGCCTTTCTCTCTCTTCTCCTCTTCGGCGCCCTCTATCTCTTCTTCCGCGCGAAGAGGCTCGGCGAGCCCTACCTTCTCGTCGCCTCGGCCGGCGTGATCTGGTTCTTCGTCACCTCGTCGGTGGAGTCGTCGGTCATACCCATAATGGACCTCATCTACGAGCACAGGGTCTATCTGCCCTCGGTCGGGGCGCTCACGGCCCTTGCGGCCCTCGGCGCCGCGGCCCTTGAGCGGCTCGGCGCGCGGCCCCGGACCGGTGTAGCCCTGACGGCGGCGGCCGTCGTCCTGTTGTCGGTGCTGACTTACCAGCGTAACCTCGTCTGGACCGACGCGCTCGCCTTCTGGGCCGACGGGGCGGCCAGGGCCCCTGCTCTCGCAAAGCCCCGTATAAACCTCGCCATCGAGCTCATGCGCCTGGGCCGCTACGACGAGGCCGTCGTCGAACTCGAGAAGGCCAAGCGCTCGGAGCCCCGCTACCTCGACATATACTATAACCTCGGCATAAGCCACGTTAACCGCCGGGACTACAGGAGCGCGCTGCGGGAGTTCAACCGCGCCCTCGAGGTCCTGGAGGTCCTCAAAGAGGGTCACTACTTCGCCGCCGCCTCGCTCGAATACGAGATGATCATCAACTCCTACCTCGGCAACCTCTACGTAAGACTCGGCGAGCCCGAGCGGGCGCTCGCGCACTTCGAGCGGGCCCTGGCCATAAAGGCCGACAACAACGCGGCCCGCTACAACTACGCCGTGGCCCTCGATATGCTCGGCCGCTACGAGGATGCGGCGGCCCAGCTCCGGATACTCCTCGGCTCAGACCCGTCGGACAGCGGGGCGAGAGCCTACCTCGACGCCCTGCTCTCCCGCATCGGACGGGACCGCTGAGGGAGCGGAGGACCCCGACTTTGGGGAAGCTCCGATTGACTACCCTGGGGGAAACTTTCTGAAGAAGGGGCACAGGCCCGAGGGCCATAGGCCCACGTTTCCCCCCTGCCCCTATGTTATTCGGATCTTCGGCCGTACCGGGGGTTCGGCCCGCGCCAGGCGGGGTTTTTTTTACGCCTTTGCGGCCCGAACCCCCGGTACGGCCCCCACGAGGCAGCCGGCGCGGACAGGACGTCCCCTTCAAAGACTCTTAACTTGGGCTTAAGGAGCTCGTTGCCTCGGCGATCATGAGAGCCAACGCGGCTCGAAGAGCAAACAAAAAGTTTTTGGAGGGAGTCTGAGGGAACCTCGGGGGCTGGGAAACCTCTGTCAATCCTTTACGGCCCGCGGGCTGTCGGGCCGCAAAGGCGTAAAAAATCCCGCCTGGCGCGGGCCGACAGCCAAGGGCCGTTTCCCCTTCGTAAAAAGGTTCCCTCGGCGCGATAAATCAGAGTCTCCTCGGTTCTTTTCTGTGGTATCATCCTCTTCATGGAAGTCATCACCTCCCACGTCAACGCCGATTTCGACACCCTGGCGTCCATGGTGGCCGCCAAGAAGCTCTACCCCCGTGCGGTGCCCGTCTTTTCCGGGTCCCTCGAGAAGCCGCTTCGCGACGCCCTGCCCGCCCTCGAGCTGCCCTGCGTCATAGAGCGCGCGAGGAACGTGGACCTCGACGCCGTGACCCGTCTCATACTCGTCGACATAAGGAGCGCTGCGCGCCTCGGTCCTTTCGCGGCCGTGGCCGGACGTCCGGGCGTGGACATACACATATACGACCACCATCCCGGCGGCGACGCGGACCTCCACGGCTCGGTCGAGGTCATAGAATCCTGCGGCTCGACAACGACGATCCTCACGCTCATCCTGAAAGAGCGGGGCATGGGGCTCACGGCCGCCGAGGCGACGATCCTCATGGCGGGCGTATACGAGGACACGGGTTTTTTGAGCTACCCCACGACGACGACCCGCGACTACGAGGCCGCCGCCTTCCTGCTCGCCGCCGGCGCTGACCTGTCGAGGGTGTCGGATCTTCTGAGAAACGAGCTCACCACGGCCGAGATATCGACGCTCAACGAGCTCATCCAGAGCGAGACGGTCTACACGATAGGCGGCGTGGACATCTCCGTTGCGAGCGCCGACGTGGAGAAGTATCCGGCCGACGTTGCGTCGCTTGCCCACAGGCTGCGCGACATAAGGGGCATGGAGTGTCTCTTCCTGCTCGGCGACATGGGGGACAGGGTCCATATCGTGGCCCGCAGCCGCACCCCGGCCGTCAATGTCGGCGAGGTGATGCGCAGGCTCGGCGGCGGAGGGCATCCGAGCGCCGCGTCGGCCACGCTCAAGTCGACGACGCTCGTCGAGGCCCGCGAGAGGCTCCTTGCGGCGGTGCGGGAGGTCGTGAGTCCGGTGCGCACGGCCTCGGAGGTGATGAGCTCGCCGGCCATAACGGTGGGCGTGGAGACCACGCTCGCCGACGCGGAGCGCACGCTCATGCGCTACAACATAAACGCCGCGCCCGTGGTGGACGACGGGGGGGCGCTCATGGGGGTCGTCACCAGGCAGGTGGTGGACAAGGCCGTCTATCACGGCCTCGGAGAGGCGCCGGTGCGCGACTACATGACGACCGACTGCCAGCACGTCAGCGTCAGCTCGGGGCTCGACGAGGTGAGGGAGAAGGTCATCGTCCACGGCCAGAGGCTTCTTCCCGTGCTCGGCGACGCAAGGGTGGAGGGGGTCATAACGAGGACGGATCTCTTGAAGCTCCTCCACGAGGAGCTGGTCGAAGAGCCGAGGGGGCCGAAAAAACGCAAGAACCTCAGGAGCCTGATGGAGGAGATGCTGCCGCGCTGGGCGCTCCGGATCCTCAGGGACGCGGGCGAGGTCTCCGAAGAGCTCGGCTACCGGGCCTACGTGGTGGGCGGTTTCGTGCGCGACCTGCTTCTGCGGCGCGAAAACCTCGACATAGACATCGTCATCGAGGGCGACGGCATCAGGTTCGCAAAGGTCATGGCCGAGCGTCACAGGCTGCGCGTGCGCAGCCACGAGCGCTTCAAGACGGCCGTGCTCGTCTATCCCGACGGCTACAAGGTCGACGTGGCCACGGCGAGGCTCGAGTACTACGAGAGGCCGGGGGCGCTTCCCACGGTGGAGCACTCGTCGCTCAAGCTCGACCTCTACCGCCGCGACTTCACCATCAACACGCTGGCCGTCTCGCTCGAACCGTCGCGCTTCGGCCAGCTCATAGACTTTTTCGGGGCCAGGCGCGACATCAAGGAACGCACCATAAAGGTGATCCACAACCTGAGCTTCGTCGAGGACCCCACCCGCGTGCTCCGGGCCGTGCGTTTTTCCCGGCGATTCGGCTTCCGCATAGCCAGGCACACGGCCAACCTCATGAAGAACACCATGAAGCTCGACCTCATGGGAAAGGTCTCGGGCTCGCGGCTCCTCGAG
Proteins encoded:
- a CDS encoding HEAT repeat domain-containing protein, whose protein sequence is MATIREYLVEMFNKVLAKTITREEGTMLLNDLVKRDKVTTLKEIASLIRTPPPGVFPKTILHTVVLANNKVFNDLLIASLDHRDESVTILAAEGLAKLRTDDAKEVLKGHIDSDIYHVRKASAAALVMGFGKEGVEILKKHVLTHPEPFYRLTSVMAIIGAGAMGKQALLEILATGDVPAIESVAEGLADAPVDFDEEEIPTLIEAMVAAADNEKFEAVERLLGVLGSLGSKAARYEQYLSVFLESPSPAVREAATTAVRRIRYS
- a CDS encoding NUDIX hydrolase, encoding MSARYRNPIPTVDIIIELPRRGIVLIERRNPPPGWAIPGGFVDYGESLEDAARREAREETGLDVRLLAQMHAYSDPDRDPRFHTISVVFVAEAQGEPKGADDAARAAVFTESTLPETIAFDHRRILEDYFKWRRTGFSAFGLAP
- a CDS encoding tetratricopeptide repeat protein encodes the protein MDGLRRFFETNRAAAALIPFVLSALAVLALYSHVLHGPFLYDDLIYIVRNGRIRDLGALTDFTSSRYVTFATFALNYAVGGLSTFGYHLVNVAVHVFNGWLVYALVRLTWRTPVVARAAAGASARGLALTASLLFAVHPLQTQAVTYITQRFASLATFFYLASLVCYAAARLDVERSDGGLLRRHGLYVLSVAAALAAQKTKEIAFTLPFVIALYELAFFSGSVASARRRAALLVPYGLAALVIPLSFLLVSPGAVSYASGIENWITELQKAELGTLSKYVYFLTETRVLVTYLRLLVLPVNQMLLYDFPASHSILEPAVLASLAFLSLLLFGALYLFFRAKRLGEPYLLVASAGVIWFFVTSSVESSVIPIMDLIYEHRVYLPSVGALTALAALGAAALERLGARPRTGVALTAAAVVLLSVLTYQRNLVWTDALAFWADGAARAPALAKPRINLAIELMRLGRYDEAVVELEKAKRSEPRYLDIYYNLGISHVNRRDYRSALREFNRALEVLEVLKEGHYFAAASLEYEMIINSYLGNLYVRLGEPERALAHFERALAIKADNNAARYNYAVALDMLGRYEDAAAQLRILLGSDPSDSGARAYLDALLSRIGRDR
- a CDS encoding CBS domain-containing protein: MEVITSHVNADFDTLASMVAAKKLYPRAVPVFSGSLEKPLRDALPALELPCVIERARNVDLDAVTRLILVDIRSAARLGPFAAVAGRPGVDIHIYDHHPGGDADLHGSVEVIESCGSTTTILTLILKERGMGLTAAEATILMAGVYEDTGFLSYPTTTTRDYEAAAFLLAAGADLSRVSDLLRNELTTAEISTLNELIQSETVYTIGGVDISVASADVEKYPADVASLAHRLRDIRGMECLFLLGDMGDRVHIVARSRTPAVNVGEVMRRLGGGGHPSAASATLKSTTLVEARERLLAAVREVVSPVRTASEVMSSPAITVGVETTLADAERTLMRYNINAAPVVDDGGALMGVVTRQVVDKAVYHGLGEAPVRDYMTTDCQHVSVSSGLDEVREKVIVHGQRLLPVLGDARVEGVITRTDLLKLLHEELVEEPRGPKKRKNLRSLMEEMLPRWALRILRDAGEVSEELGYRAYVVGGFVRDLLLRRENLDIDIVIEGDGIRFAKVMAERHRLRVRSHERFKTAVLVYPDGYKVDVATARLEYYERPGALPTVEHSSLKLDLYRRDFTINTLAVSLEPSRFGQLIDFFGARRDIKERTIKVIHNLSFVEDPTRVLRAVRFSRRFGFRIARHTANLMKNTMKLDLMGKVSGSRLLEELKNILCEEDIAVEALKTLSELGLTGLLHPQMRLDEAAFDLLERARSTLQWHRLLYLDDRIEPWLVLFLALTDGLGEEELDEYARRLTISGKHRLEVLRARGAGLRALSAMETAAASDTPLLGSTIYSLLRPLPLEVTLYLMAKTASEKAQKAVSLYVTRLRFVKTELRGRDVMALGVPHGPAVGEVLNLLLKMRLDGQLRSRGDEEAFVRDFLLREP